One Peribacillus simplex NBRC 15720 = DSM 1321 genomic region harbors:
- a CDS encoding tRNA threonylcarbamoyladenosine dehydratase — MLHQFSRNELAIGKEGIDILKNTTVAVLGVGGVGSFSAEALARTGVGRIILVDKDDVDITNVNRQIHALLSTVGQPKAELMKNRIHDINPDCEVIALKMFYTEETFEEFFSYGLDYVIDASDTVIYKIHVMKECLKRNIKVISSMGAANKMDPTRFQIADISKTHTDPLAKVIRTRLRKEGITKGIPVVFSDESPIVIREDVRKEVGNDEAKIRKAQMPPSSNAFVPSVAGLIAASWVINDILKDIEVRRVND, encoded by the coding sequence ATGCTGCATCAGTTTTCACGAAATGAATTGGCAATTGGCAAGGAAGGAATCGATATACTGAAAAACACGACCGTTGCTGTCCTGGGTGTAGGAGGCGTTGGTTCTTTTTCAGCCGAAGCATTGGCACGTACGGGGGTAGGCCGTATTATTCTAGTGGATAAAGACGATGTCGACATCACAAATGTAAACAGGCAGATCCATGCTCTATTATCAACAGTCGGTCAACCGAAAGCGGAATTGATGAAAAATCGCATTCACGACATCAATCCCGACTGCGAAGTGATCGCTCTTAAAATGTTCTATACAGAAGAAACGTTTGAGGAATTCTTCAGTTATGGCCTGGACTATGTCATTGATGCATCGGATACGGTCATTTATAAGATACATGTGATGAAGGAATGCCTGAAACGGAATATCAAGGTGATTTCAAGCATGGGGGCCGCTAATAAGATGGATCCGACGCGTTTTCAAATTGCCGATATCTCCAAAACGCATACCGATCCGCTTGCAAAGGTCATTCGTACTAGATTGCGTAAAGAGGGCATAACAAAGGGAATTCCCGTTGTTTTCTCCGACGAGAGCCCTATTGTCATTCGTGAAGATGTCCGAAAAGAAGTCGGCAATGATGAGGCTAAAATCCGTAAAGCCCAAATGCCTCCGTCTTCGAATGCTTTCGTACCATCCGTAGCTGGCTTAATTGCAGCAAGCTGGGTAATCAATGATATATTAAAAGACATTGAAGTTCGCCGTGTAAACGATTGA
- a CDS encoding M20 family metallopeptidase, whose product MLQLVERLVNIDSGSHTKKGIDEIGTILKTKFESLDFIVNTVEQQNYGNQLVIQHREAHQPHILVVAHMDTVFPEGTAQKRPFKVNGNRAYGPGVADMKASLVELFYAIYCLKQTGQTGYKHVQIILNSDEEIGSPSSASLISEKAADKKIALILEPARTDGSLVTARRGCGQFKVDIVGVAAHSGIEPEKGRSAIEELAHKIIALHRLNDQKTGISVNVGIIEGGSAVNTIASHAAAFVDVRISEKKQEDIILKQLKKICAETYISGTKTTLSGKMDRSPMEKNEKTNSLLETIRQAGKEIGIEITDTATGGGSDASITSDLGIATVDGLGPIGGNAHSVEEYLEIPSLTERTLLLATVIQKLSKMT is encoded by the coding sequence ATGCTTCAATTAGTGGAGCGGCTAGTGAATATAGATAGTGGTTCTCATACGAAAAAGGGTATTGATGAAATTGGTACGATTTTAAAAACGAAATTTGAAAGCCTGGATTTTATTGTGAATACCGTTGAGCAGCAGAATTATGGCAATCAGCTTGTCATCCAGCATCGTGAAGCGCATCAACCGCATATTCTGGTCGTCGCCCATATGGATACGGTTTTTCCGGAAGGCACAGCGCAAAAACGTCCTTTTAAAGTGAATGGAAATCGGGCATACGGTCCTGGTGTAGCTGATATGAAGGCTAGTCTGGTTGAGCTTTTTTATGCGATCTATTGTTTGAAGCAGACGGGGCAGACAGGCTATAAGCATGTCCAAATCATTCTTAATAGTGATGAGGAGATCGGGTCTCCTTCGTCCGCTTCACTCATATCGGAAAAAGCGGCCGATAAGAAGATCGCGTTAATTCTTGAACCGGCAAGGACAGACGGTTCACTTGTCACGGCAAGAAGGGGCTGCGGTCAGTTTAAAGTGGATATCGTGGGGGTGGCCGCCCATTCAGGGATCGAACCGGAAAAGGGACGAAGTGCAATTGAAGAATTGGCCCATAAGATCATCGCCTTACACCGATTGAATGATCAAAAGACTGGAATCAGCGTTAATGTCGGTATTATTGAAGGAGGTTCCGCTGTCAATACGATAGCTTCCCATGCGGCTGCTTTTGTGGATGTGCGGATTTCGGAAAAAAAGCAGGAAGACATCATCCTCAAGCAGCTGAAAAAAATCTGTGCTGAAACCTATATTTCAGGAACGAAAACGACATTAAGCGGGAAAATGGACCGGTCTCCCATGGAAAAGAATGAGAAGACGAACTCTCTTCTAGAGACGATCCGTCAGGCTGGGAAGGAAATCGGCATCGAAATCACGGATACGGCCACGGGTGGGGGTTCGGATGCTTCCATCACTTCTGATTTGGGAATCGCGACAGTGGATGGACTCGGGCCCATTGGAGGGAATGCACATAGTGTAGAGGAGTATTTGGAAATACCAAGCCTGACTGAAAGGACACTCCTATTGGCAACCGTCATTCAAAAATTATCAAAAATGACCTAG